TCTCAATATGGTCAACTATAACACAGATCAATATACAATAAATAATCTCAATGTCTGGTAATTTCAATGTAAAAAAATCAAGAGTTTAACATATTATTCATGCAAAAATAACTTCTGCCATAAAAAACAACACTTAGCCAGACCAAGATGCTATGTTGCACTACAAACAACACAATTCAGGCACTTCAAATGAGGACCAAATTACCTGGGACTTCTAGCCTGATCAACCTCCTCTTCTTCAATGTCAGGATAATGGGCATCCTCAGACCTCTCTGAGCCGCTCTCAACCATCCCGCGTCTTCGGCTTGTGACAACTCTTGCACCATAGTCCTCTTTTTCGTCACTTTCtgactctttctctttctcctccctCTCACTTTCTTCCCTTTGATCACCAGCATCTAATTCCTTGGAACTTTGTTCTCTTTCACCCTCGCTTTCTCCAGGATCAGGCTCCACATCACGCAATTCTCCTTCACTCTCGGCCTCCCCTTGCTCCTCCACCTCACCTTCAACTTCACCTTCGTGCCCCATCCCTCCTTCAGCTTCATCCTGCAAACAAGGCGCGATCCTGATTCAGCTTCCCAAAACCAGAATGCATAAACCATCCAAAAGTTcccaaaagcacaccaaaaaaCCCTAAGAAATTTAGGAAAATAAATACACTTAATAGAATATGAGGCGAGAATTATACAGAGGCGTAATTGGGATGGGGATTGGACTCGTGCTCGGAATCGATTTCCTCCTCTTCCTCGGACTGATCTCCGAAGAGGTTCTGCATCATCTGGTGCCTCTTCTCTTCCCCCATATCTCTCTTACTTGTGCCGGTGATCGATTGTGGATTGACTGAGAAGGGCCTGATCTATCGGCGGACGGAGCTAGATGCTGTGTTGTATGTCGCCTTAACCGTTATATATCCCTCTTCCGCTGCAAGGGACACGTCTGCGCTTCTGAAGGATGGGCCCTTACGTAAATTtcgattttatttatattttaaaaagggACCGAGCTAGAAATCGTGGGTTGGCTCAGCGAGCCCAAACATTGCCCTGTTGGCCCCTAAACATGGgtgttaaaaaaattgaagtcgTAGAAATAGAATCGATGGTCAAATCAATTgattatttagttatttttaaaaaaaattatttataaccGATAGAAATAATCGTTGATAACCGATCAATTAATCGActaaattcatatcaaaaaaCATATCGTTTTACACCCGTACCCCTGTTAAACGAAAAATGTACAAATATTATAACTTAGGGTAAACATTCTTTTTGGTCATTGACATATAGTCCTGTTACCAATCATTTAAAGATCAAACATTGTAAAATGATCACTGATTTTACTGAGTTGTTTCAAGGATATATTTTTATTGTGTTTCAGTCAGTCAAAAGTAACATTTACCCTTGTAAAATGCATAGGCTTttgtaaattatataaatatgttaAACCAAGTATACAAGTTTGCATAACTAAATGTACATATTTAGATAAGCAAGGCGGATCTACCATGGGCTCAATGGAGCACATGCCCCCAATGGGTGCAAGAATTCTATTAGAATAGGTATATGAAAAAATATGGATttccccatatatatatattatattctctccataacctctttttttttttcaattttgcttGTTTTCTCATTTATGCATCATTTATGCATCATCCAATAAGAAGCTGACAAAGGGGTTTCGTATTCAATGTATTTCATTGAATATACTAAGAaactaacaattttttttgtaagtgcGGAGTATATATGCATTCcatgatatttttgtttttcactttaattttgctatataatcaatgaaaaattaattaGTTTTTTAATAAATAGCTCTAAAAAAGATTTTCGTGGGCGCTATCCCCGAATCCCCGTCAACTTTTCGCCCCCCACAAAAAATCCTAGATCCGCCCCTGCAGATAAGCATTGTGCATGTAGTGACAATTTTAACACAATTACTTAGAGATCTCATCCCATATCGAAATAGATTAttgtcattttaattttttaaatttcataaaTAGATGATTTTTacctaagatttttttttttgaaacgggaagGGGCATTCAAACTTTTATCACCAATGTGATACACTTCATATTTACCACTCCAATTAGTGACACGGGTGTTATTTAAGATTTAATATAATGCAATTAAACATTTATAGAGTCAAATATAATGCTGTCATCTGCCACCACTCCTGTATCATATATGCTCATATTACTACATCCAATCCAACTTCAGACTTGATAGACAGACGGAGAGAGCCTGGGCCTAGGTTGCACCATCAGAGCCTCGGCCCGTTGTAAGGTCAGCCCATATGCTTCCTCCATGTTCAACTCATCAGGCTTAATTCCATCTGGCAAAGCCCAATCAAATGCATGGACCAAGGTTGCAGCTAGAAGATGGACCATCCTCAGCCCAATACTCATTCCTGCACAAATTCTTCGCCCAGCCCCAAATGGTATGACCTCAAAGTCATTCCCCTTGACATCTACATGGACCATCTCACCGCCCTCTAGGAACCTTTTGGGCTGAAACTCCAGTGGGCTGGCCCATACATTTGGGTCACGCGCAATTGCCCATACATTAACAAGAAGAGTTGAACCCTTTGGAATGTAATACCCGTTGATCTCACAGCTTTCGGCGGCGATGCGTGGCAAAGAGAGAGGAGTCGATGGGTGGAGCCGGAAGGTTTCCTTCACCACTGCTTGTAGGTAAGTGAGCTTTGGGAGGTCCAGTTCGGAGACTAGCCGGTCTCGACCCACAACTTCATCGAGCTCTCTTTGGGCTTGGGCCAGAATATTGGGCTGCCTTATTAGTTCAGCTATGGCCCATTCCACCGTACTCGATGTCGTGTCAGTGCCAGCTGAGAACATATTCTGCAATCATAAGAcggggaaaaaaaagtaaagtacTATATGGGACCCatttttttcttgtatagtaGTACTAGGGTTGTTaaaaaaaccactaaaacaGAAACCCATTGTAACCGAACTAATCGGtcggtttttttaaaaaaaatacacatttcTTTACTAAAAATCGAACCAATAAAATTAGACCAAAAACGACCGAttaatcaattaaatttatgtttaaaaaaaTCGACTAAAATCGACAATGAACACCCATAACCAATAGTATAATCAGAGCAGACAACCTTGTAACAGAAGTCACTACAGTGTCCATCACAAATATCCAAACTATttaccaaattcaaaaaattatatgaaCCCTACACTACTACTAGTAAATGGATTGGACATCTAGTGCAGTAATTTTTACTACAGTGACCATCATAAACGTTCATGTGGAATATATAATGATAAACATACTGGACGTTTGTGATTATAACTACAGAAAAAATACAGTGAGTTCTATTAGAGCGTAATTAACCAATAATTAGAAAGAGTGCAATACCAGAAGTAGTGCTTTAATTTCAATGTCTGTGAGCTTTCCGCCCTCACCGTCaacattttcttttaaagaAATCAACGTACTCAAAAAGTCGGCTTGCTTTGCGCTGTAACTCTTGTGTTCCTCCAAGATGCCACTCAAAAAGGCATCAAATCTCTTGTGTaatttcttcatcttccctGCTATCCCCTGTAAGTCTAGCCAATCTAAGGCAGGGATAAAGTCACTCAAGTTGAATTCTCCTGCTAACACCATCAGCTCCACCACCATTGATCTGAAGTCATTCGCCTTTGGATCGCTACCATCACCAAACACCCTTCGCCCTATCATCACCCGCCCTAGTGCATTCGCGATGCATATGTTTAATAGCTGTCCTAAATTCACTGGCTTCGTGCTTGCACTCGCGATGGCGCGCGTCAAAACTGCTACCTCCTCCTGTTAGCCATTTGAAAATGTcaaaagttattatttttcggAGTAATATTACAAATAGACCCTCAAAAATATGATCTCCATTTTCTCATGAAAACTATGAGGCATGTGAAATACTCtactattaattataaatacacATGTTTGACCCACTTAATATCTAACACTTTAGGTTCGTTTGATGGACAATTTTGATAATATCGTTAATGCTAGTATTAATTTTAGTAACCTAAATGCTGGTAAAAAATGATTGTAGATATGGTGTAT
This DNA window, taken from Tripterygium wilfordii isolate XIE 37 chromosome 20, ASM1340144v1, whole genome shotgun sequence, encodes the following:
- the LOC119987383 gene encoding flavonoid 3'-monooxygenase-like — encoded protein: MSPLILYSSILAILIYCLLKLLNRTKHRLPPGPRPWPIVGNLPHLGPKPHQAMAGLAKTYGPLMHLKMGFGDVVVAASASVAAQFLKTHDANFSSRPPNSGGKYIAYNYQDMVFAPYGPRWRMLRKITSVHLFSGKALDDFRHVRQEEVAVLTRAIASASTKPVNLGQLLNICIANALGRVMIGRRVFGDGSDPKANDFRSMVVELMVLAGEFNLSDFIPALDWLDLQGIAGKMKKLHKRFDAFLSGILEEHKSYSAKQADFLSTLISLKENVDGEGGKLTDIEIKALLLNMFSAGTDTTSSTVEWAIAELIRQPNILAQAQRELDEVVGRDRLVSELDLPKLTYLQAVVKETFRLHPSTPLSLPRIAAESCEINGYYIPKGSTLLVNVWAIARDPNVWASPLEFQPKRFLEGGEMVHVDVKGNDFEVIPFGAGRRICAGMSIGLRMVHLLAATLVHAFDWALPDGIKPDELNMEEAYGLTLQRAEALMVQPRPRLSPSVYQV